Proteins encoded by one window of Enterococcus saccharolyticus subsp. saccharolyticus:
- the accD gene encoding acetyl-CoA carboxylase, carboxyltransferase subunit beta, with the protein MALFKKKKDYIRINPNRDTTPINEPSVPDNMWAKCPSCKHTLYTKEIGAEKVCPNCGYNFRITAWERIALTIDEKSFEEWDTDIETNDPLDFPNYKEKIQQMREKTHLHEAVLTGKAAVLGEEVALGIMDSHFIMGSMGTVVGEKITRLFEKATELGLPVVLFTASGGARMQEGIFSLMQMAKISAAVKRHSNKGLFYLTILTDPTTGGVTASFAMEGDVILAEPQALIGFAGRRVIEQTIKQELPEDFQKAEFLLEHGFVDQIVQRTELRDRIHSLVKMHTMKGWRE; encoded by the coding sequence ATGGCATTATTCAAGAAGAAAAAGGATTATATTCGTATTAATCCAAATCGAGACACAACGCCAATCAATGAACCTTCTGTGCCAGATAACATGTGGGCGAAATGTCCAAGTTGTAAACACACCCTTTATACCAAAGAAATTGGGGCAGAAAAAGTCTGCCCTAATTGTGGTTATAATTTCCGTATTACAGCTTGGGAAAGAATTGCTTTGACGATTGACGAAAAAAGTTTTGAAGAATGGGATACCGACATCGAAACCAACGATCCGTTAGATTTCCCAAATTACAAAGAAAAAATCCAACAAATGCGGGAAAAAACGCATTTACATGAAGCAGTACTAACTGGAAAAGCAGCTGTTTTAGGTGAAGAGGTTGCATTAGGAATCATGGATTCACATTTTATTATGGGAAGCATGGGAACTGTTGTCGGCGAAAAAATTACGCGACTCTTTGAAAAAGCGACCGAACTGGGCTTACCAGTTGTTTTATTTACAGCTTCTGGCGGTGCGAGAATGCAAGAAGGAATTTTTTCATTAATGCAAATGGCAAAAATTTCTGCAGCAGTGAAGCGCCACAGTAATAAAGGATTGTTTTATTTAACGATTTTAACTGATCCGACAACTGGTGGTGTTACGGCAAGTTTTGCGATGGAAGGCGATGTTATTTTAGCAGAACCGCAAGCTTTAATTGGTTTTGCGGGTCGTCGCGTGATTGAACAAACGATTAAACAAGAATTACCAGAAGACTTCCAAAAAGCGGAATTCTTATTGGAGCATGGTTTTGTTGATCAAATCGTCCAACGTACAGAATTGCGTGATCGCATTCATTCTTTAGTGAAAATGCATACGATGAAAGGATGGCGTGAATAA
- a CDS encoding acetyl-CoA carboxylase carboxyl transferase subunit alpha codes for MGRPAHEIVQLARAKERLTALDYFERIFDNYQEFHGDRLFADDEAVVGGVALLDDKPVTVIGIQKGRNLPENLKRNFGSPHPEGYRKALRLMKQAEKFNRPVITFVNTAGAFCGIGAEERGEGEAIARNLLEMSDLKVPIIAIIIGEGGSGGALALALGDEVWMMEHSIYAVLSPEGFASILWKDGSRAKEAADLMKITAQELKELGIVERVIPETFRGEPLSEAAIVKRMKSDLVRKLKELSAKELPELLEGRYQRFRKY; via the coding sequence ATGGGTAGACCAGCACATGAAATTGTTCAATTAGCGCGCGCAAAAGAGCGTTTAACCGCATTGGACTACTTTGAGCGCATCTTTGACAATTATCAAGAATTTCACGGCGACCGTTTATTTGCAGATGATGAAGCAGTTGTTGGCGGTGTTGCACTGTTAGATGATAAACCTGTGACGGTCATTGGTATTCAAAAAGGTCGTAATTTACCTGAAAACTTAAAACGTAATTTTGGCTCGCCACATCCAGAAGGATACCGCAAAGCATTGCGTTTGATGAAACAAGCAGAGAAGTTTAATCGACCAGTGATTACTTTTGTGAATACAGCAGGTGCTTTCTGTGGGATTGGTGCGGAAGAACGTGGTGAAGGTGAAGCAATTGCTCGCAATCTATTGGAAATGTCTGATTTAAAAGTTCCAATTATTGCTATTATCATTGGTGAAGGTGGTAGTGGTGGAGCATTGGCTTTGGCATTAGGTGATGAGGTCTGGATGATGGAACATTCTATCTATGCTGTATTATCTCCAGAAGGATTTGCTTCAATTCTTTGGAAAGACGGTAGTCGTGCGAAAGAAGCGGCCGATTTAATGAAAATCACCGCGCAAGAATTAAAAGAATTAGGAATTGTGGAACGTGTGATTCCTGAAACATTCCGTGGGGAGCCTTTGTCAGAGGCAGCGATTGTCAAACGAATGAAATCTGATTTGGTTCGTAAGTTGAAAGAGTTGTCAGCAAAAGAGTTACCAGAATTGTTAGAAGGACGTTATCAACGATTTAGAAAATATTAA
- a CDS encoding acyl-CoA thioesterase, with protein sequence MQENYCRLSKVIQTHRIFPFDLNPFGFLFGGKLMTFIDDAASISVTRHCRRGAVTASLDQLNFLKPLHNNHSVCIESYVSGAHNRSMEVFVKVIGEDLVTGERYLAATCFTTFVAVPSHMNEETEFTVPKVIPETKEEEMVCGGYEKRRTSRLEERVAYKEFAANLSIDLPWSE encoded by the coding sequence TTGCAAGAAAATTATTGTCGACTATCAAAAGTCATTCAAACCCATCGGATTTTTCCATTTGATTTGAACCCATTCGGTTTTTTATTTGGTGGAAAATTAATGACGTTCATTGACGATGCAGCATCAATTTCAGTCACCAGACATTGTCGTCGAGGCGCAGTTACTGCATCATTAGATCAATTAAACTTCTTAAAACCATTACATAATAATCATTCGGTTTGTATTGAATCTTATGTATCAGGGGCGCATAATCGTTCGATGGAAGTATTTGTCAAAGTAATTGGTGAAGATTTGGTAACAGGAGAACGTTATCTGGCAGCAACGTGTTTTACCACATTTGTTGCAGTACCTTCGCATATGAATGAAGAGACAGAATTTACTGTTCCAAAAGTAATTCCTGAAACAAAAGAAGAAGAAATGGTTTGTGGAGGCTATGAAAAGCGTCGAACTAGTCGTTTAGAGGAACGTGTAGCCTACAAAGAGTTTGCAGCGAATTTATCCATTGATTTGCCATGGTCAGAATAA
- a CDS encoding VOC family protein: MSTMVFVNFPVKDVAAATDFYEKLGFKKNEEFSTEQTSSMVWDDNFWIMLLDYSFYQLFIKDRTIADTTTQSGALIAFSLNSAEEVKNFGKIAEENGGTVYKVDMGIPEEQMYGLEVLDLDGNALEPTWMQI; this comes from the coding sequence ATGTCTACAATGGTATTTGTTAATTTCCCAGTAAAAGATGTTGCTGCTGCTACCGATTTTTATGAAAAGCTTGGCTTTAAAAAGAATGAAGAATTTTCAACTGAACAGACAAGTTCAATGGTTTGGGATGATAATTTTTGGATTATGTTATTAGATTATTCGTTTTATCAGCTCTTCATCAAAGATCGCACTATCGCAGATACAACGACACAGAGTGGTGCCCTCATTGCTTTTTCATTAAATAGTGCAGAAGAAGTCAAAAACTTTGGTAAAATCGCTGAAGAAAATGGGGGAACTGTTTATAAAGTAGACATGGGTATTCCTGAAGAACAAATGTATGGTTTAGAAGTCCTCGATTTAGATGGTAATGCATTGGAACCGACATGGATGCAAATTTAA